One stretch of Glycine soja cultivar W05 chromosome 7, ASM419377v2, whole genome shotgun sequence DNA includes these proteins:
- the LOC114419490 gene encoding ribosomal RNA-processing protein 17-like, with product MEAETVQEQRKGAQLKKRALKNKALGITFNEKDLNDYVTGFHKRKKKRRKEAQKQQNEALRRKRNDERKRRKLEREHVLNGGVPPDEIDEGQEEVEEQVESIAEMKTYENDDLKVTVVTSEINPEDESYPSERKEAAVIPQSVVSDKRQGVPISNKKSFKKVAKQRSRPRPSSKRDKKKGKKRGKK from the exons ATGGAAGCGGAGACAGTGCAAGAACAGCGCAAAGGCGCGCAGCTGAAGAAGAGGGCTCTGAAGAACAAAGCTTTGGGCATCACCTTCAACGAGAAAGATCTCAATGACTATGTCACCGGCTTTCACAAGcgcaagaagaagagaagaaaggaaGCCCAGAAGCAACAGAACGAGGCTCTGCGCCGCAAACGCAACGACGAACGCAAAAGG AGGAAGTTGGAAAGAGAACATGTTCTTAATGGAGGCGTGCCACCTGATGAAATTGATGAGGGCCAAGAAGAAGTTGAGGAGCAAGTTGAATCTATTGCTG AAATGAAGACATACGAGAATGATGATCTGAAAGTCACTGTTGTAACAAGTGAGATCAACCCTGAAGACGAAAGTTATCCTAGTGAGAGGAAGGAGGCAGCAGTGATCCCTCAATCTGTTGTGTCTGATAAAAGGCAAGGGGTACCCATAAGTAACAAGAAATCTTTCAAGAAGGTTGCAAAACAGAGGTCTCGGCCAAGGCCATCAAGtaagagagataaaaagaaaggaaagaagcgAGGCAAGAAGTAA
- the LOC114419493 gene encoding vacuolar protein sorting-associated protein 28 homolog 2 produces the protein MTTMEVKLWNDKREREMYDNFGELYAIIKATERLEKAYVRDIISPQEYELECQKLIAHFKTLASTLKDTVPSIERFADTYKMECPAAINRLVVSGVPATVEHRATVAASASTSAAIVAECVQNFITSMDSLKLNMVAVDQVHPLLSDLYASLNKLTILPPDFEGKTKMKEWIARLSKMGAADELTEQQARQLHFDLESSYNSFMAALPNAGT, from the coding sequence ATGACTACCATGGAGGTTAAGCTATGGAATGACAAGCGCGAGAGAGAAATGTATGACAACTTTGGGGAGCTTTATGCCATTATCAAAGCCACTGAGAGGCTTGAGAAGGCCTATGTTAGAGATATAATCTCACCCCAGGAATATGAGTTAGAGTGCCAGAAGCTCATAGCTCATTTCAAAACCTTAGCTTCCACCCTTAAAGACACCGTGCCTAGCATTGAGCGATTTGCAGATACTTACAAGATGGAGTGCCCAGCGGCGATTAACCGTCTTGTGGTTTCCGGTGTTCCTGCTACGGTGGAGCATCGTGCGACTGTGGCTGCCTCTGCTTCCACCTCGGCTGCTATTGTGGCCGAGTGCGTGCAGAATTTTATTACTTCTATGGATTCTTTGAAACTTAACATGGTGGCTGTGGATCAGGTGCACCCGTTGCTCTCGGACCTTTATGCTTCACTCAATAAGTTGACTATCCTGCCACCTGATTTTGAggggaaaacaaaaatgaaggaGTGGATTGCGAGGTTATCCAAGATGGGTGCAGCTGATGAGTTGACTGAACAACAGGCGCGGCAGCTTCACTTTGATCTTGAGTCTTCTTACAATTCCTTTATGGCAGCCCTGCCCAATGCTGGTACATGA
- the LOC114419494 gene encoding internal alternative NAD(P)H-ubiquinone oxidoreductase A2, mitochondrial-like — translation MALARIARANLRRSGGAFGSYAHEKDTFNVGGYTSRCNIPSHANFESDGKFSYAPRIKEQNYMNFSMRGISGTPHHQFPSASTQTVIEESEYEFENDRQRYAGLEATKPGEKPRVVVLGTGWAACRFLKGIDTKIYDVVCISPRNHMVFTPLLASTCVGTLEFRTVTEPVSRIQDALARDPNSYFFLASCTGIDTGKHEIYCEAVNNGGLPQEPYQFKVAYDKLVIATGSEPLTFGIKGVKENAFFLREVNHAQEIRKRLLLNLMLSENPGISEEEKKCLLHCVVIGGGPTGVEFSGELSDFIMRDVHERYTHVKDYIHVTLIEANEILSSFDVSLRQYATKHLTKSGVRLMRGVVKEVHPKKIILSDGTEVPYGLLVWSTGVGASQFVKTLDLPKSQGGRIGVDDWLRVPSVEDVFALGDCAGFLEHTGRPVLPALAQVAERQGKFLVELFNEIGNQNGGKAYSAKGMPFGEPFVYRHLGSMASVGGYKALVDLRQSKDSKGLSLAGFVSWMIWRSAYLTRVLSWRNRFYVAVNWATTLVFGRDNSRIG, via the exons ATGGCATTGGCAAGGATTGCTAGGGCCAACCTGAGAAGATCAGGAGGTGCTTTTGGCAGTTATGCTCATGAGAAGGATACGTTCAATGTAGGAGGATACACAAGCAGATGCAACATACCTTCCCATGCAAATTTTGAATCAGATGGAAAGTTTTCATATGCTCCAAGAATTAAGGAACAGAACTACATGAACTTTTCAATGAGGGGAATATCAGGAACGCCACACCATCAGTTTCCTTCTGCTAGCACACAGACGGTTATAGAGGAATCTGAGTATGAGTTTGAGAATGATCGGCAAAGATATGCTGGACTAGAGGCAACAAAGCCAGGTGAAAAGCCTAGGGTGGTTGTTCTTGGTACGGGTTGGGCTGCGTGTCGGTTCCTCAAAGGGATAGACACCAAAATTTATGATGTTGTGTGCATATCACCAAGGAATCACATGGTCTTTACTCCTTTGCTTGCTTCAACGTGTGTTGGAACCCTGGAATTCAGAACTGTTACTGAGCCTGTATCCAGAATACAGGATGCATTAGCAAGGGACCCTAACTCCTACTTCTTTCTAGCTTCTTGCACTGGCATTGACACAGGCAAACATGAA ATCTATTGTGAGGCAGTTAACAATGGTGGATTGCCTCAAGAGCCTTACCAATTCAAAGTCGCTTATGACAAGCTTGTAATTGCAACAGGATCTGAGCCTTTAACTTTTGGCATCAAGGGAGTAAAGGaaaatgctttttttcttcGTGAAGTGAACCATGCTCAAGAAATAAGGAAGAGACTTCTCCTTAATCTGATGCTTTCTGAAAACCCAG GCAtatcagaagaagaaaagaaatgccTTCTGCACTGTGTAGTTATTGGAGGTGGCCCTACAGGAGTGGAATTTAGTGGTGAATTGAGTGATTTCATCATGAGAGATGTTCATGAGCGCTATACTCATGTCAAAGATTACATTCACGTAACACTCATTGAG GCAAACGAGATACTGTCATCCTTTGATGTTAGCCTACGGCAATATGCAACAAAGCACTTAACAAAG TCCGGGGTCCGTCTTATGCGAGGTGTAGTGAAGGAGGTGCATCCCAAAAAGATAATTCTGAGTGATGGAACAGAAGTTCCTTATGGCCTCTTGGTTTGGTCCACAGGGGTTGGTGCTTCTCAGTTTGTGAAAACACTAGATCTTCCTAAATCTCAAGGTGGAAG AATTGGTGTAGATGATTGGCTGCGTGTTCCCTCGGTGGAAGATGTCTTTGCCCTTGGAGATTGTGCTGGTTTTCTTGAACACACTGGAAGACCTGTGCTTCCAGCTCTAGCTCAG GTTGCTGAAAGGCAGGGAAAGTTTCTTGTGGAATTGTTCAACGAAATAGGGAATCAGAATGGAGGCAAGGCTTATTCTGCAAAAGGCATGCCATTTGGAGAGCCTTTTGTGTATAGGCATCTTGGGAGTATGGCATCAGTAGGTGGCTACAAAGCACTGGTTGATCTACGACAGTCAAAG GATTCAAAGGGGTTGTCACTTGCTGGTTTTGTTAGCTGGATGATATGGCGCTCTGCATATCTTACACGTGTCCTTAGCTGGAGGAACAGGTTTTACGTGGCAGTGAACTGGGCCACCACATTAGTCTTCGGCAGAGACAACAGCAGGATAGGTTGA